The window AAAGAAATAAGAACCTAGGTGAAAAGCAATGATAAAGTTCTTCGAGGTGCTCCTTTGTAAGGTCGGCCCCCGCGCCCTGACAATTCCACGCTACTGTATTCATCTGGGGATCTTGGGTGGTTTGCTTCCCACCTTCGCAGTTTTTGTTTTGGTCTTCGCACGTCCTTCTTCTTTGCCTCCATCGTCCATTTTCTCTGATCGGGCCATAGAGGGTTTAAAGCCCATAGACGGCCCATCTTTCGCCTCCTTGAATTTTGGTGAGGCCCGGCCTTTTAGCATATTCCTCTTCCTCAACGACAGTCCTGCAGCGTGAAAGTTTGGTgatcccttcttcttctttaacgGCGATTGCAAAGGGTGGGATGGTGATTGATGATCTCTACTGGAGCTAGGCCCAATCGCGATTCCCCCAAGCTGGTTCAGTGTTTCGTCTGCCATCGTCTCCTTAAGATTATTTTCCATGCCAATTGAACTCTCCCCTGTCTGATCCATGAGATTTGAAGCCATCGTCTGTTCAAACTCCCCCTCCATCTAACGGTTGCAATTTGTCACTATTTTCTATATGTACTTTTTTTCTTCACTAGATTACAAATTGATTTTTCATCGCCtaactaaacaaaagaaaatcaattACACTATTTTGTTTCATGTGTTTGGGCAAAGGGTATTTCTGTACAAAAGCTGTCTGGAAAACCGTGAAATTGTGCCTCCAGCACAATGTGTCTTATAATgtcaaaaaagataaaaatgtgTCCTATAGAAAAATCAACTCAAAATTAACATAGCCATATTGATATTATAACATGCGGCGCCACACTTATGGTATTGACACGTAGCACGCATCTTTCAGTTAACCATAACGTGTCGCAACCACACAGGATAACACGTACAAGATCGAGAAACCGCATACTAAACACTGGCAAACTACAACACCCATACTCACTAATTTAATTAGCTTTTAGTCTCAACACACCACGCAGTTATACACGTGTCTTCTAAGCCAACACGTGCCTTGTTCTCAAACCGACCAAGACACAGTATAAATGTCTCGATGGTTTGGGGAGACAATACACAGTTTTTACACAGCAACAAACATTTACAGAAAAAGCTTTACCTTTCATTTCCTATTTGCACatttgaagaaaagaaaaatggcGTCTAACCAACAAAGCTACAAAGCTGGTGAAACCAGAGGCAAGACTCAGGTACTAATAATATATACGtctacatatttatatatgtatctcGTTCTCTTTTCAAGATCTAAAAATGCTTTGGTTGTGTAATAACAGGAGAAGACAGGACAAGCTATGGGAGCGATGAGggacaaggctgaggaaggcaGGGACAAGACTTCCCAAACGGCCCAAACAGCCCAACAAAAGGCTCAGGAGACGGCCCAGGCAGCGAAAGAGAAGACATCTCAAGCTGCCCAAACGACGCAGCAAAAGGCGCATGAGACAGCACAGGCAACGAAAGATAAGACCTCTCAAGCTGCCCAAACGACCCAGCAAAAGGCTCATGAGACGACCCAAGCAGCAAAAGACAAGACATCTCAAGCTGCCCAGACGGCTCAAGAGAAAGCCCGTGAGACGAAGGACAAGACAGGAAGTTACATGTCCGAGACAGGAGAAGCCATAAAGCAGAAGGCTCAAAACGCTGCTCAGTACACAAAGGAGACGGCTCAAGAAGCGGCTCAGTACACAAAAGAGACGGCTGAAGCAGGTAGAGACAAGACCGGTGGGTTTTTGAGCCAGACAGGTGAGCAAGTGAAGCAGATGGCGATGGGTGCAGCTGATGCGGTGAAACACACTTTTGGGATGGCTACggaggaagaagacaaggaaCATTATCCAGGCACAACTACGACCACTACTGGTACTACTCGGACCACTGATCCTACTCATCATACTTATCAGAGGAAGTGATGATAGCAAGAGAATTATGAACgtgtcttttcttttgtttctataaTGTCTTGTTTGGTCTTTTGACTTTTCCGTGTCTTTGTTTGTTATCTCTGTTGTGTCCTTGTGTTTGTGATTCCCTCATGCGTCTTTTGTTGTGACGGTGATCCTGGAGACTTCTAATTTCCAGCCAATAAGTTTAGATTTGATCCCATTGCAACTTTTGTATCGTCCAATTTGTATTCTTGTTTTAAATAAACAGTTATTAATTCCATACCATTATCCACTTTTAACTAATGGATCTCAAGCATTAATTAGAACTGTAATCAACTTATATGTTTAAACCAAATCAGTTTTACCGATATTAGGAAATTAGACATGTcatatattgttttgatttgtATGAGTTAAGCTtgtttcatatttatatatctttacCCAAAAAGTTACGTTAAAAAACATCATTATATTATGAAGGATGTGAATCTTATGGTCCGTGATGAAGACGAGATACAAAACAAAATGGAACGTTTAGTTTCATACAAGTATAGAAGATTTTGTGATTAAACAAACAACTTTCAACAATCTTACAAAAATTCAAGAAATTTTTACATTCTAAGACACATTATGTCTTTCAATTTACAGGATCAGACACTTTACACATGCCACACACTTTATCTATGTGCAATGTCTCACATACCCTCAAGACTAACCTAACCAGACAAAACTCCATTTTCCAGTATCTAACTATAGTTAACCCACCCTAACAACACGTATCTCGAATTAGAatgtcaaaacaaaaaaatcaaaaccacaatCTCTCTCCCTACGATTTTGAAAGTAGATCTCCCAAATCGCAAACCCTAGTTTCACTTCATCCCCATTTCACCTCCGTCTGATTAATCGATCCTTGTTCTCCTCCGTCGGATTCATCGATCCTGTTTCACCATCGAGCCGGAATCATGAGGAAACCACGTAACAAGAAGAAATCGAAGGAAACCAAGTGGATGGATGATAGTTACCttaattgtttattttctttcgtTGGAGAAGTAAGTATGTGCTTTACTCTTATTTTtcctcttttcaaaaaaaaaaattgtgtgtctCTTTGTTTATGTACAAAGTCTTCTTATTTTGTGGATTAGATTTATTTTGTTCCTTGATGGTTTTGTTCATTGTTTGGCTGCTGTAAtcatttttgagttttgaaacaaaatgtgtaaaataacttaatttatTGAGAAAATAATTTGAATGTTATAtggacaaaaaattaaaatggaaaATCACAAAAAACGCATTCAAGTTGTTCGACGAAATGCTCTATAAAAATATGCATGTCCATAAAACGGCGTCCACACAATCCTATATGATATATAGAAATATGTATATCCACAAAATAGTGTCCACAAAACCTCGTTCAGAAGAACTCGTTCACATGgacattaaaatttattataattttacaaaaaatatatacattatgaATATcaaaatgtagaagagaaaaagttataacttattttatacattaatatagaTTTTATACATTATAATTTGTAATAATGACCACAAAAATATGTTGGGAATGTACATAAACACTACACGGTATGCATAAAGCACTTGTCCACAGATACTAAGAAATTAAGTAAGATGATTAGGAATATAAGAAATTGTCCAAGAAAACACATCCATGAAACTTAGTTCATGAAACCTCATCCACGAAAATTTTAAAGAGATTTTCTACATTTTTTATCTATCCATGTCCACGTATATTTCTTATATGTTCACAATTTTGCATCCACACTTCTTATGTtcacatattttttatataattgttgaaatatataaaatatatatatgaaaatggatgttaaaatatagagaaaaacaaattacaatTTATTGTAATAATTATACTTTCTTCAAATGTCTTAAATTctgagaaaaaacaaataaaaatataagaactttgcaaaaaaacaaagaaaaagttgAGAAGAAAGTATTCCCCAGAAACCAAACTTAATAAAGAAACGCAGGGCTGTACGGTCGCTTTCCAGTTGGcgagaaataataaaaaaacacttaCTCAACCTTGGTCTCAGTTAAGAAAGCGAGGGGCACAATAGTCCGAAACCAGCTCAGAATCAAGATAAAGTGTCTCTCCAGCAAGTTGTGTCTTAGTGTgtcaaaaaagataaaaaagtgTCCCAAACCGTTATCGACTCAAAATTCAAAGAGATTACCTTCATCAAAGATTTTAACCTTTATAATATAACAATTTCCAACAGATGTaactttgttttcttgtttataAATTACAGAACCAGACAATTTATTTACCATGAAAtttgataatgatttttttcctAAACCGGAGAAAACCGAAGCAAAAAACAAGAACGAGATCCGGACCACCACCATAAACGACACCGTATAACAGCTTAGGGTTATGACTAACGACACGTCGTCGTTCTGGGTTCGGTCACACTCGATTGAGAAGCGGTCGCAACAGTTGCAAAGCAGGGCTTCTCTCGGTTCTTCCATGTtcctattttaaattttctgaaa is drawn from Brassica rapa cultivar Chiifu-401-42 chromosome A05, CAAS_Brap_v3.01, whole genome shotgun sequence and contains these coding sequences:
- the LOC103869890 gene encoding late embryogenesis abundant protein 29, yielding MASNQQSYKAGETRGKTQEKTGQAMGAMRDKAEEGRDKTSQTAQTAQQKAQETAQAAKEKTSQAAQTTQQKAHETAQATKDKTSQAAQTTQQKAHETTQAAKDKTSQAAQTAQEKARETKDKTGSYMSETGEAIKQKAQNAAQYTKETAQEAAQYTKETAEAGRDKTGGFLSQTGEQVKQMAMGAADAVKHTFGMATEEEDKEHYPGTTTTTTGTTRTTDPTHHTYQRK